The Anaerolineae bacterium genome includes a window with the following:
- a CDS encoding glycosyltransferase family 39 protein, translating to MGVSPNTPTQTSRFLRRVVHLTNRFPHLGLYLILAIFFMLATLHSLIVPITQGEDELAHYRYISFIAQISRLPINEAEREQAWYRADWPPLYHLLVGWAVSPLDLTQPRLKDVGEAPHRRLVGEIFYPRLIIYTEDVAWPWQDGILAWHLGRFISILFSAAALVFTYFTVLELCRAAQDRALPCFSAAWLPCLTTALLAFTPRYLFTSAMLGDDSLFILLSAVFIWLLLRALRDHDRWWLYAALGLLLGLSIATKYSTGLLPLVIIPVVWWRARQMGWRWPRWLGRLAVAWGGVIIGAGWWFGWISYHFNTIKEDGPVFGLLNALLNTGPDVSMRRIFALFTNTAFTGQERPAAIAAGTFGDWVVYLFQTFWGVPVLEHDPLFPWAYLPILIFCLLSGLGLWQLWRAANNQTRFTLAILALIVALLLPFPLLRFFLTRNVLETGQGRHILYPAAQAIPILLMLGWGRLWTWGQIKSYTLVALPPLFLLLWSIFQIGHMAVTYPPPLPVQTTTFNPASIPHPLAHHFGPNIQLLGYDLTPEEEPGLSKLTLFWKSQNPVHENYRVQIQLLDPAGHAHLTWLSHPLNGRYPTRAWDQGDVVRDEIPLPLTGLPPGRYTIQVDLLREAANTPLTDPPLALTEFDLPTRHRLSQTATLDGINYHLWLDDIPARHRQTLPLSWNAPGQAQNLAWSLLGPDDVPRSPETTGDGAAVFIVGPDWPSGDYRLQLQTDAGIWQTEPLLTVANEARLFSLPPLPEGYVSLEASFANALGEPQVKLLGFVLPTCRAEPGGGLPLTLYWQSLAPVLGNYIVFDVLLDENQQAYGGYDRLPREYYSTILWAAGEVIEDGFVVPVSPDAPPGIYHLHLGLYLLDGGVLVSLPLLHEGKPADVTSIVIGPLKVGGPPSGVTTTVARPQVALKQSFNHQITLLGYDLNLANEDQLELTLYWQAETTLPTDYTTFLHLRDEANQTVAQKDSPPANGRYPTSLWEAGEIIIDEIILPLDQLPAGQYTPVIGLYDLTTGARLPTVDIPENELRLESIILP from the coding sequence ATGGGCGTATCACCAAACACCCCTACTCAGACCTCGCGTTTTTTGCGCCGGGTTGTGCATCTCACTAACCGTTTTCCCCACCTCGGGCTTTACCTTATCCTGGCTATCTTTTTCATGCTGGCTACCCTCCACAGTCTGATTGTGCCCATCACCCAGGGCGAGGATGAATTGGCGCACTACCGTTACATCAGCTTTATTGCCCAAATCAGCCGCCTGCCGATCAACGAGGCTGAACGGGAACAGGCCTGGTATCGCGCTGATTGGCCGCCGCTGTATCACCTGTTGGTGGGTTGGGCCGTTAGCCCGCTTGACCTCACCCAACCCCGCCTCAAAGACGTGGGCGAGGCGCCGCATCGCCGCCTGGTGGGTGAGATTTTTTATCCCCGCCTCATTATCTACACCGAAGACGTCGCCTGGCCCTGGCAAGACGGCATTTTGGCCTGGCACCTGGGCCGCTTTATCTCCATCTTGTTTTCCGCGGCCGCCCTAGTTTTTACCTATTTTACTGTTTTGGAACTATGCCGGGCTGCCCAAGATAGAGCCTTACCCTGCTTCTCCGCTGCCTGGTTGCCCTGCCTCACCACTGCCCTGCTTGCCTTTACTCCCCGCTATCTTTTTACCTCGGCCATGCTGGGCGACGACAGCCTGTTTATTCTGCTTTCAGCCGTTTTTATCTGGCTGCTGCTCCGCGCCCTCCGCGACCACGACCGCTGGTGGCTCTATGCCGCGTTGGGCCTGCTGTTGGGCCTGTCCATTGCCACCAAATACAGCACCGGCCTGTTGCCCCTGGTCATCATCCCGGTGGTCTGGTGGCGGGCCAGGCAAATGGGCTGGCGCTGGCCGCGGTGGCTGGGCCGGCTGGCGGTAGCCTGGGGGGGAGTCATCATTGGGGCCGGGTGGTGGTTTGGCTGGATTAGCTATCACTTTAACACCATCAAAGAAGATGGTCCCGTGTTTGGCCTGCTGAACGCCCTGCTCAACACCGGCCCGGACGTGAGCATGCGCCGCATTTTTGCCCTTTTCACCAATACGGCCTTTACCGGCCAGGAACGCCCCGCCGCCATCGCCGCCGGCACATTTGGGGATTGGGTGGTTTACCTGTTCCAGACCTTTTGGGGGGTGCCAGTTTTAGAGCACGACCCCCTCTTTCCCTGGGCCTATCTGCCAATCCTGATTTTCTGCCTGCTGTCCGGCCTGGGCTTGTGGCAACTATGGCGGGCGGCCAATAACCAAACCCGGTTTACCCTGGCCATCCTGGCGCTCATTGTCGCTCTGCTTTTGCCTTTTCCCTTGCTCCGCTTTTTTTTGACCCGCAACGTGCTAGAAACCGGGCAAGGTCGCCATATTCTCTATCCCGCCGCGCAGGCCATCCCCATTTTATTGATGTTGGGTTGGGGGAGGTTGTGGACTTGGGGGCAAATAAAAAGTTATACGCTGGTCGCTTTGCCGCCCCTTTTTCTCCTCCTTTGGTCCATCTTCCAAATCGGCCACATGGCCGTCACCTATCCCCCCCCCTTACCGGTGCAAACCACTACCTTTAATCCGGCCTCTATCCCCCACCCGCTGGCGCATCACTTTGGCCCCAACATTCAACTGCTAGGCTACGATTTGACCCCGGAAGAGGAACCGGGTCTGAGCAAACTGACCCTTTTCTGGAAATCACAAAATCCGGTCCACGAGAACTATCGTGTTCAAATTCAATTGTTAGATCCGGCCGGACACGCGCATCTCACCTGGCTCAGCCATCCGCTCAACGGCCGCTACCCCACCCGGGCCTGGGATCAGGGCGACGTCGTCCGCGACGAGATACCCCTCCCCCTCACCGGCCTTCCGCCGGGACGCTACACCATTCAAGTTGATTTGCTGCGCGAAGCCGCAAACACCCCTTTAACCGACCCGCCGTTGGCCCTGACTGAGTTTGACCTGCCTACGCGCCACCGGCTGAGTCAAACAGCTACCCTGGACGGGATAAATTACCATTTGTGGCTTGATGACATCCCGGCCCGCCATCGCCAAACCTTACCCCTGTCCTGGAATGCGCCGGGCCAAGCCCAAAACCTGGCTTGGTCGTTACTTGGGCCCGATGATGTGCCTCGTTCTCCAGAAACTACCGGCGATGGCGCCGCCGTTTTCATCGTTGGTCCAGATTGGCCCAGCGGCGATTATCGCCTTCAGCTACAAACCGATGCCGGCATTTGGCAAACCGAACCGCTGCTGACCGTGGCCAACGAGGCCCGCCTCTTCAGCCTGCCTCCCCTGCCGGAAGGGTACGTCTCCCTTGAGGCCAGTTTTGCCAATGCGCTGGGCGAGCCACAGGTCAAATTATTGGGCTTTGTTTTGCCCACCTGCCGGGCCGAGCCGGGCGGCGGCCTGCCGTTGACCCTGTACTGGCAAAGTCTGGCCCCAGTGTTGGGCAACTACATTGTGTTTGACGTATTATTAGACGAAAATCAGCAAGCCTACGGCGGTTACGACCGACTGCCCCGCGAATATTACAGCACCATTCTCTGGGCCGCTGGCGAGGTGATAGAAGATGGTTTTGTGGTGCCGGTCTCGCCTGACGCGCCGCCCGGAATTTACCATTTGCACTTGGGCCTTTACTTGTTGGATGGTGGTGTGTTGGTTTCATTGCCTCTACTACACGAAGGAAAACCCGCTGATGTTACCAGTATCGTCATTGGCCCCCTCAAAGTTGGCGGCCCGCCGTCCGGCGTCACTACCACTGTCGCCAGGCCCCAAGTCGCGCTCAAGCAATCTTTTAATCATCAGATCACCCTGCTTGGCTATGATCTAAACCTGGCTAACGAGGATCAACTTGAATTAACCCTGTACTGGCAAGCCGAAACGACCCTCCCTACCGATTACACCACTTTCCTGCACCTGCGGGATGAGGCCAATCAAACCGTAGCCCAAAAGGACAGCCCCCCGGCCAACGGCCGCTACCCCACCTCGCTTTGGGAGGCCGGCGAAATCATCATTGACGAAATCATTCTGCCCCTGGACCAACTCCCGGCCGGCCAATATACCCCGGTGATTGGCCTGTATGATCTTACCACCGGGGCTCGGCTGCCCACCGTTGACATCCCGGAAAATGAACTCCGCCTGGAAAGCATCATCCTGCCATGA